From Chromohalobacter canadensis, one genomic window encodes:
- a CDS encoding Nif3-like dinuclear metal center hexameric protein: MSARQELIAAIESELQCGDFKDYTLNGLQVEGRDTVARVMSGVTANQALLDEAVAWKADLVLVHHGYFWKNEPVAVTGMKRRRLATLMAHDINLLAYHLPLDAHATLGNNVQLAKRLDLTPSGCLDGALGRGLLWHGNMSSPMDHAAFAAHVERRLGREPLVIAGHARSIKRVAWCTGGAQDMLPLAAEAGVDAFISGEISERTTHMAREMGVTYVAAGHHATERDGVRALGDWLASRFDITHRFVDIDNPA; the protein is encoded by the coding sequence TCGACAAGAATTGATCGCCGCTATTGAGTCCGAATTGCAGTGCGGCGACTTCAAGGACTACACCCTCAATGGCCTGCAAGTGGAAGGGCGTGACACGGTGGCGCGCGTGATGAGTGGCGTCACCGCCAACCAAGCATTGCTCGATGAAGCTGTGGCCTGGAAAGCGGATCTGGTGCTCGTCCATCATGGTTATTTTTGGAAGAACGAACCGGTAGCGGTCACGGGGATGAAGCGCCGTCGCCTGGCCACGTTGATGGCGCATGATATCAATCTGTTGGCATATCACCTGCCGTTGGATGCACACGCGACGTTGGGCAATAATGTGCAGCTCGCCAAGCGGCTCGACCTCACGCCGTCAGGCTGTCTCGATGGTGCGCTCGGGCGGGGCCTCTTATGGCATGGGAATATGTCGTCGCCGATGGATCATGCCGCATTCGCTGCACATGTAGAACGACGATTGGGGCGTGAGCCCTTGGTCATAGCGGGACACGCTCGGTCGATCAAGCGTGTCGCGTGGTGCACCGGCGGAGCACAGGATATGTTGCCGCTGGCGGCCGAGGCGGGTGTCGATGCCTTCATTTCGGGAGAAATTTCCGAGCGCACCACGCATATGGCGCGGGAAATGGGCGTGACCTATGTAGCGGCCGGCCATCACGCCACCGAGCGTGATGGCGTCAGGGCTTTGGGGGATTGGCTGGCGTCACGTTTCGACATAACGCATCGTTTCGTGGATATCGACAACCCCGCCTGA